The following coding sequences lie in one Rutidosis leptorrhynchoides isolate AG116_Rl617_1_P2 chromosome 4, CSIRO_AGI_Rlap_v1, whole genome shotgun sequence genomic window:
- the LOC139841691 gene encoding uncharacterized protein, producing the protein MPIKQVLTKPEISGSLAMWAVELGAYEISYLPRNAIKGQVLADYLAEMSGEMEVINERTELKPMQGETWDLFTDGASCAEGAGTGLVLTAPSGEEHTYAMRFNFDVTNNEAEYEALLASLNFAHKMHVTKLYAFTDLQLVANQFNGSFDVHELSMKKYLKVLQESAARYEHLELAQVSRSQNKKADALSKLAALTFSHFQKQVWVEELPSKSIDNDLMVASVEEEQPNWMEPIMQYICNSVLPNDKREARLVRERAPIFGIPRELVRDNGAQIAKDPFKTWSTDLNIIQKVTSVAHPQANGLCEVTNRDIVSGIKKGLYEKRTGWVDELPNVLWAHRTTFKKSTGETSFSLIYGSEAVIPAEILVPTHRVANFDEEANNVALYENLNLIEECMLMAAIRDANNKQ; encoded by the exons ATGCCAATCAAGCAAGTTTTAACAAAACCAGAAATATCTGGTAGCCTCGCGATGTGGGCAGTGGAGTTAGGTGCTTATGAAATTTCATATCTTCCGCGCAACGCTATAAAAGGGCAAGTTTTAGCGGACTACCTAGCAGAAATGTCTGGTGAGATGGAAGTAATTAATGAGCGGACAGAGTTAAAGCCAATGCAAGGTGAGACATGGGATTTATTTACCGATGGAGCCTCATGCGCAGAGGGTGCTGGTACGGGTCTAGTGTTAACAGCCCCAAGTGGTGAGGAGCATACGTACGCGATGCGTTTCAATTTCGATGTAACAAATAATGAGGCTGAATATGAAGCACTACTTGCTAGTTTGAATTTCGCGCATAAAATGCATGTCACCAAATTGTACGCTTTCACAGATTTACAGTTAGTGGCAAATCAGTTCAATGGCTCTTTCGACGTGCATGAACTCTCAATGAAAAAATATTTAAAGGTATTACAAGAATCGGCTGCGCGGTATGAGCATTTGGAACTTGCACAAGTATCAAGAAgtcaaaataagaaagcggatgcatTAAGTAAGCTGGCTGCATTAACGTTCTCACACTTTCAAAAGCAAGTTTGGGTTGAGGAGTTACCAAGCAAGTCAATTGATAATGATCTAATGGTTGCGTCTGTTGAAGAAGAGCAACCAAACTGGATGGAACCAATCATGCAGTATATCTGCAATAGCGTTCTGCCGAATGACAAACGCGAAGCTCGCTTAGTTCGTGAGCGAGCACCAAT ATTTGGCATTCCGCGGGAGTTGGTTAGGGATAATGGGGCTCAAATAGCGAAAGACCCGTTCAAAACATGGAGCACTGATTTGAATATAATCCAGAAAGTTACGTCGGTTGCGCATCCGCAAGCTAATGGCTTGTGTGAAGTAACTAATCGTGATATTGTAAGCGGAATCAAAAAAGGCTTATATGAAAAGCGCACTGGTTGGGTAGATGAGTTACCCAATGTTTTGTGGGCGCATCGTACCACTTTCAAGAAGAGTACGGGTGAAACATCTTTTAGTTTAATATATGGCTCTGAAGCAGTAATACCCGCTGAAATTCTTGTGCCAACACATCGAGTTgctaactttgatgaagaagcaaaTAATGTGGCTTTATATGAAAATTTAAATTTAATAGAAGAGTGCATGTTAATGGCTGCTATCAGGGATGCAAATAACAAACAATAA